A single window of Bacillaceae bacterium S4-13-56 DNA harbors:
- a CDS encoding nucleoside triphosphate pyrophosphohydrolase: protein MPTYNKLVRDLIPQIIEKSGKQYTTTILDDKEYITALQAKLHEELQEYLEAKNDQDATEELADILELIHALTKVHGSTPENLEEIRSQKAAKRGGFNDKIFLIEVEDE from the coding sequence ATGCCAACCTATAATAAACTAGTCCGTGACCTTATCCCACAAATCATCGAAAAGTCGGGCAAACAATATACAACAACAATCCTAGATGACAAAGAATACATAACAGCCCTACAAGCCAAACTTCATGAAGAGTTACAAGAATACTTAGAAGCAAAAAATGATCAAGACGCCACAGAAGAATTAGCTGACATTCTTGAACTTATCCATGCTCTTACCAAGGTCCATGGTTCAACTCCTGAAAATCTAGAAGAGATAAGATCACAAAAAGCTGCCAAACGCGGTGGGTTCAACGATAAAATTTTCTTAATTGAGGTAGAAGATGAGTAG
- a CDS encoding HIT family protein → MSCPFCQQDKLQIELENNLAIAFFDKYPVQKGHLLIIPKDHVETYFDAITEQIMAIHELIQQGKELIDQKFQPDGYNIGVNVGKYGGQTVPHLHFHLIPRYEGDVEDPRGGIRKAIPNLVSYP, encoded by the coding sequence ATGTCTTGTCCATTCTGCCAACAAGATAAATTACAAATAGAACTAGAAAACAATCTAGCCATTGCGTTCTTTGACAAATACCCAGTCCAAAAAGGTCACCTTCTCATCATTCCAAAAGACCATGTGGAGACCTATTTTGATGCAATAACTGAACAGATCATGGCCATTCATGAATTAATCCAACAAGGGAAGGAACTGATCGATCAAAAGTTCCAACCAGATGGCTATAACATTGGAGTCAACGTCGGAAAGTACGGGGGGCAAACGGTGCCTCATCTTCATTTTCATCTGATTCCTCGTTATGAAGGTGATGTAGAGGATCCTCGTGGAGGGATCAGAAAGGCGATTCCAAATTTAGTTTCATATCCATAA